A section of the Macadamia integrifolia cultivar HAES 741 chromosome 9, SCU_Mint_v3, whole genome shotgun sequence genome encodes:
- the LOC122088856 gene encoding probable ribosomal protein S11, mitochondrial: protein MSESATKSKCFLNTDNTMPQEKTTAERVEQQVIAGRSFKSMNFVQSISEEDEQLERKNKDFVHLPPKNNNTFVTVTDARGNKKTGASAGCLEEIKGGSRLSRYAAEATAEHVGRSARNLGMKSVVMKVKGSTFFRKKKAVILSWREGYTFAECKRSEGVGDQSKIMYIHDVTQLPHNGCRLPRKRRVQIVPRSSPFSLDNNSGKNLTRREYAR from the coding sequence ATGAGTGAGAGCGCTACGAAGAGCAAGTGCTTTCTCAACACTGATAATACGATGCCCCAGGAAAAAACGACGGCCGAGCGCGTAGAGCAACAAGTTATTGCGGGCAGGAGTTTCAAATCCATGAACTTCGTACAGAGCATCTCGGAGGAAGATGAGCAATTGGAGCGGAAAAACAAAGATTTTGTCCATTTACCACCGAAAAACAATAATACCTTTGTGACCGTGACGGATGCTAGGGGGAATAAAAAAACTGGGGCTTCCGCAGGTTGTTTGGAGGAAATCAAAGGGGGGTCTCGTCTTTCTCGGTATGCTGCTGAAGCAACTGCAGAACATGTCGGGCGATCCGCCAGAAATCTGGGGATGAAGTCGGTTGTAATGAAAGTGAAAGGATCTACTTTTTTCAGGAAAAAGAAAGCAGTGATCTTGAGCTGGAGAGAGGGTTATACCTTTGCTGAGTGTAAGCGAAGTGAAGGAGTAGGAGATCAATCTAAAATTATGTACATCCACGATGTGACCCAACTTCCACATAATGGATGCCGACTCCCCAGGAAACGTCGTGTTCAAATAGTTCCAAGAAGTTCTCCATTTTCACTTGACAACAATTCCGGAAAAAATCTGACTCGGAGGGAGTACGCGCGCTAG